The following are encoded in a window of Nostoc sp. UHCC 0302 genomic DNA:
- a CDS encoding sugar transferase: MNNQNIAINHKISKSSKAYLDLRAPAFFMLRREAWQLLTLVLVDYTLLSLAWLLAEYHTDYVHLPWDAPNNYIRLLITSVIQIGLLFIQGSYQADQKHYDYLNLIKSITFAHGLILLISCLYKPIIEVNQPQLLFSLGMSITFICTGRVVFNITLEYLKKKQKSVNLNPAFIICNPESSEEIISMIRRENRYTIGGIAGAKALDKNSRRATLEKLKQLNVTEVFVSWDAIKNRMFVCWLFHAYGITIYIVPMELKPTNRDLKSAKLGGINCLTFSCPIIPGKDFLIKRVFDICATTLLLMLLFPVYVAIAIAIKLDSPGLIFFKQTRIGLHGRPFKVWKFRTMRYDAEKLQKELEALNETKDGILFKIKDDPRITRIGKFLRRYSLDELPQLFNVLRGEMSLVGPRPLPTRDVDKFSEHHFIRHEILPGITGLWQVSGRSEIIDFEKVIDLDIRYIENWSLQLDLDILFKTVMVILKKKGAY; this comes from the coding sequence ATGAACAATCAAAATATTGCAATTAATCATAAAATTAGCAAATCTAGCAAAGCTTATCTAGATTTACGCGCGCCTGCATTTTTTATGCTGCGGAGAGAAGCATGGCAATTACTAACATTGGTTTTAGTAGACTATACTCTTCTATCCCTTGCTTGGCTTTTAGCTGAATATCATACTGATTATGTACATTTACCTTGGGATGCACCAAACAATTATATACGTTTGTTAATAACTAGCGTTATTCAAATAGGATTACTATTTATCCAGGGAAGTTATCAAGCTGATCAAAAGCACTATGATTATTTAAATCTCATCAAATCAATTACTTTTGCTCACGGCTTAATCCTACTAATTTCTTGTCTATACAAACCAATCATCGAGGTAAATCAACCACAGCTATTATTTTCTTTAGGGATGAGTATTACTTTTATTTGCACGGGCAGAGTAGTATTCAACATTACTCTTGAATATCTAAAGAAGAAGCAAAAATCGGTTAATTTAAATCCTGCTTTTATAATTTGTAATCCTGAAAGCAGCGAAGAAATTATTAGTATGATTAGAAGGGAAAACCGTTATACTATAGGTGGAATAGCAGGCGCTAAAGCATTAGACAAAAATTCTCGCCGTGCAACTTTAGAAAAGCTTAAGCAATTAAATGTAACAGAGGTTTTTGTCTCATGGGATGCCATAAAAAATAGAATGTTTGTCTGTTGGCTATTTCATGCATATGGTATAACAATATATATTGTACCAATGGAATTAAAACCAACTAACAGAGACTTAAAGTCTGCTAAGTTAGGAGGAATAAATTGCCTAACTTTTTCGTGTCCTATAATTCCAGGAAAAGATTTTTTAATCAAGAGGGTTTTTGATATCTGCGCTACTACCCTGCTTTTGATGTTATTGTTCCCTGTATATGTAGCAATTGCTATAGCTATTAAGCTTGATTCTCCGGGTCTCATCTTTTTCAAACAAACTCGTATAGGTTTGCACGGACGACCATTTAAAGTATGGAAATTCCGTACAATGAGATATGATGCAGAAAAGCTCCAAAAAGAATTGGAAGCTTTAAATGAAACTAAAGATGGGATACTCTTCAAAATTAAAGATGACCCTCGTATCACCCGTATAGGCAAATTCCTTCGTCGTTATAGCTTAGATGAATTACCACAGCTTTTTAACGTATTGCGTGGAGAAATGAGCCTAGTTGGTCCTCGCCCTTTACCAACTAGAGATGTAGATAAGTTTTCTGAACATCATTTCATCCGACATGAAATTTTACCCGGTATTACAGGTCTTTGGCAAGTTTCAGGACGCTCTGAAATTATAGACTTTGAAAAAGTAATAGATTTGGATATTAGATACATTGAAAATTGGTCGCTTCAATTAGATTTGGATATTTTGTTTAAAACAGTTATGGTGATCCTTAAGAAAAAAGGTGCGTACTAA